Proteins co-encoded in one Candidatus Zixiibacteriota bacterium genomic window:
- a CDS encoding TonB-dependent receptor, with protein sequence MKHRAGAFRCTARVLIGVTTWLSILAVSGFAGVTGKISGVVNDADSGDPLIGATVRVESTNLITTTDEDGEYFIIGVPVGKYDVSVSHVGFEAIAKKGVRVLLDLTTPVDFDLVQMAIQLNQEVVVMAGEPIIKRDLTESKVIFTADRLRNLPNIISVQAVLNNYPGVVIDGANQLHVRGGRSGQVTYYYDGFSVEDPFVLNTGIRIMPSALEELSLTSGGFTAEYGDALSGVVSAVTREGTQQYHGSFRTYEEFTHPYLLNEADWGTLDNRGDRALAFDLSGPIPGLDPRRYSFFGAGEYLRQTGSLPHNWATGYTGIAKLAVRPTNRLKLKSTVTYYESDGAVYDHRDVNGVSFDFNLDGLPLFEKKAYLAGLSGTYSWSENVIFSAHFNHFMTRTYSAPQHLMGVHWRDWPGYSEDSLGDYNGTVHTDNYSNSMSTSNPYELVGFAMGDRFDPTYRYRETKYNSASFNVVSQLDKVHQVKAGLEYRRYDVFWDFKQFYNVNPYGETYASKPTYASFFVQDKIEYRDFVVNLGVRFDYNNSDISYNSTPEDTVAKWVKASSKSRWSPRIGVSFPISEKSVMHFNYGVYYQSPRFTYLYTNLQGDISSGLPLLGNPELEPEETISYELGLDHLIGEDLRVDITAYFKDIQNLVTTRELQALDNLTVTKFENEDYGSVKGLDVALEYLPGENLVSGSVSYGYMIATGIGSDALEPYYTYITDTRDTLPPLKEYALDFDQRHTVTAVVDFRVPRRYKSKLLGVSVPDAWGVNMVGYYGSGLPYTKTDANGNRLNERNDSRLPANYRVDMRLNKDFYIGKGDNFLTLFIEVDNLFNRRNVLNVYSSTGRPDYDSYTPQGGLALDSEQLAALDRLYDHNPLNFSLPRTIRIGTEFNF encoded by the coding sequence ATGAAACACAGAGCTGGGGCATTTCGCTGTACGGCACGTGTTCTCATCGGGGTCACGACTTGGCTGTCTATACTGGCCGTTTCCGGATTCGCCGGCGTTACCGGCAAGATATCGGGCGTGGTGAACGACGCTGATAGCGGTGACCCGCTGATCGGCGCAACCGTCCGCGTCGAAAGCACTAACCTGATCACCACGACCGACGAAGATGGTGAGTACTTCATCATCGGCGTCCCGGTCGGCAAGTACGACGTGTCCGTCAGTCACGTCGGATTCGAGGCGATCGCAAAGAAGGGCGTTCGGGTCCTGCTTGACCTGACCACTCCGGTTGACTTTGATCTGGTCCAGATGGCCATCCAGCTCAACCAGGAAGTCGTGGTGATGGCCGGAGAACCCATCATTAAGCGGGACCTGACCGAATCAAAAGTCATCTTTACCGCCGACCGCCTCCGTAACCTGCCCAACATCATCAGCGTTCAGGCGGTGCTGAACAATTATCCCGGCGTCGTTATCGACGGCGCTAACCAGCTGCATGTACGCGGCGGCCGCTCCGGGCAGGTGACGTATTACTATGACGGCTTCTCGGTTGAAGACCCGTTCGTGCTCAACACCGGCATCCGTATCATGCCCAGCGCTCTCGAAGAACTGTCGCTCACCTCGGGTGGCTTCACCGCCGAGTATGGCGACGCCTTGTCGGGCGTGGTCAGCGCCGTTACCCGAGAGGGTACCCAGCAGTACCACGGATCATTCCGCACCTACGAAGAATTCACCCATCCCTATCTTTTAAATGAAGCGGACTGGGGCACGCTGGACAACCGCGGTGATCGGGCGCTCGCCTTCGACCTCTCCGGCCCGATTCCCGGTCTCGATCCCCGGCGCTACAGCTTCTTCGGCGCCGGTGAGTATCTGCGCCAGACCGGCTCGCTGCCGCACAACTGGGCTACCGGCTACACCGGAATCGCCAAGCTTGCCGTCCGACCGACCAACAGACTCAAGCTCAAATCGACCGTGACATACTATGAGTCCGACGGCGCCGTGTATGATCACCGCGACGTCAACGGCGTGTCGTTTGATTTCAATCTCGACGGACTTCCGCTGTTTGAAAAGAAGGCGTATTTGGCCGGACTCTCCGGCACGTACTCCTGGTCCGAAAACGTCATCTTCTCCGCGCACTTCAATCACTTCATGACGCGGACGTATTCCGCCCCGCAGCATTTGATGGGAGTACACTGGCGTGACTGGCCGGGATACTCAGAGGACTCGCTTGGCGATTACAACGGAACGGTCCATACCGACAACTACAGCAACAGCATGAGCACGTCCAACCCGTACGAACTGGTCGGGTTTGCGATGGGCGACCGGTTTGACCCGACCTATCGCTATCGCGAGACCAAATACAACTCGGCCAGTTTCAATGTGGTCAGCCAGCTCGACAAGGTTCACCAGGTCAAGGCGGGACTCGAGTACCGGCGATACGACGTCTTCTGGGATTTCAAACAGTTCTATAATGTCAACCCCTATGGGGAAACCTACGCCAGTAAACCGACCTATGCGTCGTTCTTCGTTCAGGACAAAATCGAATACCGAGACTTCGTGGTGAACCTCGGCGTGCGCTTCGATTATAACAATTCCGACATCTCGTACAATTCGACCCCCGAAGACACGGTCGCGAAGTGGGTCAAGGCGTCCTCGAAATCCCGCTGGTCGCCCCGTATCGGCGTCAGTTTCCCGATCTCCGAGAAGTCGGTCATGCACTTCAACTACGGTGTCTATTACCAGTCGCCGCGGTTCACATACCTGTACACCAACCTGCAGGGGGATATCTCGTCCGGCCTGCCGCTTCTGGGTAATCCGGAACTGGAACCCGAAGAGACTATCTCCTACGAGCTCGGTCTGGACCACCTGATCGGCGAGGACCTGCGCGTCGATATTACCGCTTACTTCAAGGATATCCAGAATCTCGTGACGACGCGCGAGCTGCAGGCGCTCGACAACCTGACCGTCACCAAGTTTGAAAACGAGGATTATGGATCGGTGAAGGGACTCGATGTCGCGCTCGAATACCTGCCCGGTGAAAACCTGGTGTCCGGTTCCGTCTCCTACGGTTACATGATCGCGACCGGCATCGGATCCGACGCGCTCGAGCCGTACTACACCTATATCACCGACACGCGCGATACGTTGCCGCCGCTCAAGGAATACGCCCTCGACTTCGACCAGCGCCACACCGTCACTGCCGTGGTCGACTTCCGCGTACCTCGTCGGTACAAATCGAAACTCCTCGGCGTGAGTGTCCCCGACGCGTGGGGCGTGAACATGGTCGGCTATTATGGATCCGGCCTGCCGTACACCAAGACCGATGCCAACGGCAATCGGCTCAACGAGCGCAACGACAGCCGCCTGCCTGCCAACTACCGTGTCGATATGCGCCTCAACAAAGATTTCTATATCGGGAAGGGTGATAACTTCCTGACGCTCTTTATAGAGGTGGACAACCTGTTC